In Brachypodium distachyon strain Bd21 chromosome 2, Brachypodium_distachyon_v3.0, whole genome shotgun sequence, one genomic interval encodes:
- the LOC106866176 gene encoding ice-structuring glycoprotein-like isoform X1: MLRLFLLAALLLLLAGRMKPASAPVNHLATSAAAAAASDAGAAAAAVPVSFVARAAEETSTLLLPAGWMTPASAPSKSNHLATRAANASDAGAAVAAVGTGTLLVAGRMTPASAPRNHLATSAAAVAPVFFAARASGAALLLGGPMTPASANHLATLTTNAAAPDAVVTIFDVKADTTATSTRAQVPAGGALLLGGRMMPTTAADVGAGGSIFDVVARAAGGIIGLFVAINMKIISRCFGQMLSIILAVVFVVVSNRHTDKKSGARCRRHTVRR, translated from the exons ATGCTGCGGCTGTTCTTGCTtgcggcgctgctgctgctgctcgccggccGGATGaagccggcgtcggcgccggtcAACCATCTCgcgacgagcgccgccgccgccgctgcctcggatgccggtgccgccgccgctgctgtccCCGTCTCTTTCGTCGCACGAGCGGCCGAAGAGACCAGCACGCTGCTCCTGCCCGCCGGCTGGAtgacgccggcgtcggcgccgagcAAGAGCAACCATCTCGCGACGAGAGCAGCTAATGCGTCGGATGCcggtgccgccgtcgccgctgtCGGGACCGGCACGCTGCTGGTCGCCGGCCGGAtgacgccggcgtcggcgccgcgcAACCATCTCgcgacgagcgccgccgctgttGCCCCCGTCTTCTTCGCCGCAAGAGCTTCCGGAG cggcgctgctgctcggTGGCCCGATGACACCGGCATCAGCCAATCATCTCGCGACACTGACGACCAACGCCGCTGCTCCGGATGCCGTTGTCACCATCTTCGACGTGAAAGCCGACACCACTGCGACCTCtactcgagctcaagtacctGCTGGAG GGGCGCTGCTGCTCGGTGGCCGGATGATgccgacgaccgccgccgaTGTGGGTGCTGGTGGCTCCATCTTCGACGTCGTCGCACGAGCTGCTGGAG GGATTATTGGGTTGTTCGTAGCCATAAACATGAAGATTATCTCGAGGTGTTTCGGTCAGATGTTAAGCATCATTCTTGCCGTTGTGTTTGTTGTCGTCTCCAATCGTCACACAGACAAAAAGTCAGGAGCTAGATGTCGAAGACATACTGTTCGACGATAA
- the LOC106866176 gene encoding ice-structuring glycoprotein-like isoform X2 produces MLRLFLLAALLLLLAGRMKPASAPVNHLATSAAAAAASDAGAAAAAVPVSFVARAAEETSTLLLPAGWMTPASAPSKSNHLATRAANASDAGAAVAAVGTGTLLVAGRMTPASAPRNHLATSAAAVAPVFFAARASGAALLLGGPMTPASANHLATLTTNAAAPDAVVTIFDVKADTTATSTRAQVPAGGALLLGGRMMPTTAADVGAGGSIFDVVARAAGGTSLLLGPLQSPSIDGLARRCRGNPTQLTRGGRKWRAVRAWK; encoded by the exons ATGCTGCGGCTGTTCTTGCTtgcggcgctgctgctgctgctcgccggccGGATGaagccggcgtcggcgccggtcAACCATCTCgcgacgagcgccgccgccgccgctgcctcggatgccggtgccgccgccgctgctgtccCCGTCTCTTTCGTCGCACGAGCGGCCGAAGAGACCAGCACGCTGCTCCTGCCCGCCGGCTGGAtgacgccggcgtcggcgccgagcAAGAGCAACCATCTCGCGACGAGAGCAGCTAATGCGTCGGATGCcggtgccgccgtcgccgctgtCGGGACCGGCACGCTGCTGGTCGCCGGCCGGAtgacgccggcgtcggcgccgcgcAACCATCTCgcgacgagcgccgccgctgttGCCCCCGTCTTCTTCGCCGCAAGAGCTTCCGGAG cggcgctgctgctcggTGGCCCGATGACACCGGCATCAGCCAATCATCTCGCGACACTGACGACCAACGCCGCTGCTCCGGATGCCGTTGTCACCATCTTCGACGTGAAAGCCGACACCACTGCGACCTCtactcgagctcaagtacctGCTGGAG GGGCGCTGCTGCTCGGTGGCCGGATGATgccgacgaccgccgccgaTGTGGGTGCTGGTGGCTCCATCTTCGACGTCGTCGCACGAGCTGCTGGAGGTACGAGCCTCTTGTTAG GGCCTCTCCAATCTCCATCCATTGACGGCTTGGCGAGAAGATGCAGAGGCAACCCTACCCAATTAACACGGGGTGGACGCAAATGGCGAGCGGTTAGGGCCTGGAAAtaa
- the LOC106866176 gene encoding ice-structuring glycoprotein-like isoform X3, protein MLRLFLLAALLLLLAGRMKPASAPVNHLATSAAAAAASDAGAAAAAVPVSFVARAAEETSTLLLPAGWMTPASAPSKSNHLATRAANASDAGAAVAAVGTGTLLVAGRMTPASAPRNHLATSAAAVAPVFFAARASGAALLLGGPMTPASANHLATLTTNAAAPDAVVTIFDVKADTTATSTRAQVPAGGALLLGGRMMPTTAADVGAGGSIFDVVARAAGGPLQSPSIDGLARRCRGNPTQLTRGGRKWRAVRAWK, encoded by the exons ATGCTGCGGCTGTTCTTGCTtgcggcgctgctgctgctgctcgccggccGGATGaagccggcgtcggcgccggtcAACCATCTCgcgacgagcgccgccgccgccgctgcctcggatgccggtgccgccgccgctgctgtccCCGTCTCTTTCGTCGCACGAGCGGCCGAAGAGACCAGCACGCTGCTCCTGCCCGCCGGCTGGAtgacgccggcgtcggcgccgagcAAGAGCAACCATCTCGCGACGAGAGCAGCTAATGCGTCGGATGCcggtgccgccgtcgccgctgtCGGGACCGGCACGCTGCTGGTCGCCGGCCGGAtgacgccggcgtcggcgccgcgcAACCATCTCgcgacgagcgccgccgctgttGCCCCCGTCTTCTTCGCCGCAAGAGCTTCCGGAG cggcgctgctgctcggTGGCCCGATGACACCGGCATCAGCCAATCATCTCGCGACACTGACGACCAACGCCGCTGCTCCGGATGCCGTTGTCACCATCTTCGACGTGAAAGCCGACACCACTGCGACCTCtactcgagctcaagtacctGCTGGAG GGGCGCTGCTGCTCGGTGGCCGGATGATgccgacgaccgccgccgaTGTGGGTGCTGGTGGCTCCATCTTCGACGTCGTCGCACGAGCTGCTGGAG GGCCTCTCCAATCTCCATCCATTGACGGCTTGGCGAGAAGATGCAGAGGCAACCCTACCCAATTAACACGGGGTGGACGCAAATGGCGAGCGGTTAGGGCCTGGAAAtaa